The genomic region ATCACTGAGCGTTGGCCTGGTGGTATGCTTACAAACTTCGTTACTATTCGTAAAGCTGTTAAGAAAATGGCTTCTATCGATAGAATGAAGAAAGACGGAACTTTCAACTCTCTTTCTAAAAAAGAGCGTCTTCAGGTAGATCGTCTTAGAGCTAAGCTAGAGAAGAACTTAGGTTCTATCGCAGACATGTCTAGACTTCCAGCTGCGCTTTTCGTTGTAGACACTACACGTGAGCACATCGCGATCAAAGAAGCACAAAAACTAAACATTCCAATTTTTGCGATGGTAGATACAAACTCCGATCCACGTGAGGTTGATTATCTAATTCCATCTAACGACGATGCTTCTAAATCTATTAGCAAAGTTGTTTCTTACGTTGCAGATTCTATCGTAGAAGGTCTTTCTGAAAGAAAATCTGAAAAGTCTTCTAAGAAGAAAGAAGAAAAAGCTTCAAAAGAAGAGAAGTCAGATAAAGCTCCAAAAGCAAAAAAGGAGAAAGCTGAAGTTCCCTCTAAAGATGCCGAAGACAAAAAGGCAATGAAAGAAGCTAAGAAAGATGTGAAGCTTGAATCTAAAAGTGAAACTTTAGATAAAGCTAAATCGTCTAACGAAGAAGAATAAATAACGTTTTCATAAAATCTAAAAGTCGTTTAGTTTCTTTCTTTACAGTGAGTTTCTAAACGACTTTTTTTAAATAAAAGACAATATTATGGCTAAGATAACCGCCGCTGAAGTAAATAAATTAAGAAAAGCTACTGGTGCAGGAATGATGGACTGTAAGAAAGCATTAGTAGAAGCTGATGGTGACTTTGATGCTGCAATTGAATTGCTACGTAAAAAAGGTCAGAAAGTTGCTGCTAAGAGAGCCGACAGAGATTCTTCTGAAGGTGCTGCTATCGCTCAAGTAAATGGAGACAACACTAAAGGTGTGATCATCTCTCTAAACTGTGAGACAGACTTCGTAGCAAAGAATGATGACTTCATCAAATTAGCTAACGATTTCGCTGATATGGCTCTTAACTACTCAACTAAAGAAGAGTTATTGAAAGCTGACTACAACGGAATTACTGTTGAAGATAAACTTACTGAGCAAACAGGAGTTATTGGTGAGAAGATCGAGATAGGTGCATTCAAAACTTTGGAAGCTCCATTCGTAGGATCTTATATCCATGCTGGCAACAAGATCGCTGTTCTTACAGGTCTTTCTAAGAACGTAGACGGAGCTGAGGAAGCTGCGAAAAACGTTTCTATGCAAGCTGCTGCTATGAACCCTGTAGCACTTGATGAATCTGGAGTTGATCAGGCTACTATCGATAAAGAGATCGAGATCGCTAAGGATACTTTAAGAGAAGAAGGTAAGCCAGAAAACATGTTAGACAAGATCGCTCAGGGTAAACTTCAGCGTTTCTTCAAAGACAACACTTTGGTACACCAGGCGTATATCAAAGACAACAAGCAAAGCGTTGCAGATTACGTTAAATCTGTAAACGGAGACCTTGAAGTAGTAGGATTTGAAAGAGTAGCTTTAGGATAAGCTCATATCATATAAATTCTAAAAAGAGGTTTTATTCATTTAAAACCTCTTTTTTTGTTTCTTTTTGTGGTCATCCTGAATTTGTTTCAGGATCATAGAGAAGCTGAAATAAGTTCATCTTGACGAAATCGAATAATCAAAATGTCTCAAAAACCCTTCAAATTCAAACAATTCAGTATAGATCAGGATCGCTGTGCGATGAAAATCGGCACAGACGGTGTTCTTCTTGGAGCCTGGTCTTCCCTGGAACATCAACCAAACAGTATCCTGGATATTGGCACAGGAACAGGGCTCATTGCATTAATGCTGGCTCAGAGATCTGATGCCGAACTAATCGATGCGCTAGAAATTGAAGAAAATGCCTATGAGCAGGCTGTGGAGAATTTCGAAAAAAGCGACTGGGGTGACCGACTTTTCTGCTACCATGCAGGTTTCGATGAATTTGTTGAGGAGATGCAAGATGAAGAGGAATACAACCTTATCATCTCCAATCCTCCTTTTTACTCTGAAGACTACAAGACCGGAAATGAAAACAGAGATCAGGCGCGTTTCGCTGACGCCCTTCCCCTTAGTGAATTGATAGAAGGAGCTTCTCTCCTACTTTCTAGAAAAGGCCATTTTGATCTTGTTATTCCTTTTACAGAAGAACAGAATGCAATTGAAATTGCAAAAGATCACAAGCTTTTTCCTGTAAAGATAACCCGGGTTAAAGGAACCCAGGAATCTCCAATTAAAAGAAGCCTTATAAGCTTTTGTTTTGAGAAGGCAAAACCAGAAATCGATGAACTAATTTTAGAAATTTCAAGGCATAACTATACCGAGGAATTCAAAGATTTAGTCAAAGATTTTTATCTGAAGTTGTAAATCGAGTTACTATTTTATCTTTTTTAATTAATTGGCCTACCGAAATTCTGTCGAAAAATTTGAAGTGAAGTCCGCGTAAAATTTTGGACTGTTTGAGCAAAAGGGATTTTATTCTAAGTGAGAGTTCTCTCCTGCGAGTTCCCAAAATTTAAGGGACAAACGAAAAATTTAGAGAGAATTTCGTAAGCCTAGATTTTTTTGTTTCTTTTTTCATCAATGGAAAAAAGAAAAGGAGATATAATCGATACTCAAACTCCAAATAAAAGATTGCTTCTCATAAAAGACTTGGTTACATTTGTTGGAAACACTACACAAAATGAAACCAGATCTTTTTCAGGCTCCTGATTATTACAATCTTGACGACCTCCTTAGCGACGAACATAAAATGGTGCGCGACGCCACACGCGAGTTTGTAAAGCGTGAAGTTTCCCCAATTATAGAGGATGCAGCTCAAAAAGCTGAATTCCCAAAACAACTAATTAACGGACTTGCCGAAATTGGTGCCTTTGGACCTTATATCCCAGAGGAGTATGGTGGAGCAGGCCTGGACCAGATCTCTTACGGTTTGATCATGCAGGAAATAGAACGCGGGGATAGCGGAATTCGATCAACCGCATCGGTTCAGTCTTCTCTGGTGATGTATCCCATCTTTAAATACGGTACCGAGGAGCAGAAAAAGAAATTCCTTCCAAAACTGGCTTCCGGAGAAATGATAGGTTGTTTTGGATTGACCGAACCAGATCACGGTTCGAATCCAGGAGGAATGACTACAAATTTTAAAGATAAGGGAGACCATTATCTGCTGAATGGCGCGAAAATGTGGATCTCCAACTCTCCTTTTGCTGATATTGCCATTGTATGGGGAAAGAACGAAGAAGGAAGAATTCACGGTTTGATCGTAGAAAGGGGAATGGAAGGCTTCTCAACTCCAGAAACTCATAATAAATGGTCACTTCGTGCCAGTGCCACCGGTGAACTCATTTTTGACAATGTGAAGGTTCCGAAAGAGAATTTAATGCCCGGAAAATCTGGTTTAGGGGCTCCACTAGGATGCCTGGATTCTGCACGCTATGGGATTGCATGGGGAGCAATTGGAGCCGCTATGGATTGTTATGACACTGCTTTGAGATATGCCAAAGAGAGAGAGCAATTCGGAGTGCCTATAGCTGCAAAACAACTTCAGCAGAAAAAACTGGCCGAGATGATCACCGAGATCACCAAAGCACAGTTGATGGCATGGAGACTTGGAACTTTGAGAAATGAAGGAAAAGCAACTTCTGCCCAGATCTCTATGGCGAAAAGGAATAATGTAGAGATGGCTATCAAGATCGCCAGGGAAGCAAGACAAATTCTTGGCGGAATGGGAATTACCGGTGAATACAGCATCATGAGACATATGATGAACCTTGAAAGCGTGATCACTTATGAAGGAACGCATGATATTCACCTATTGATCACAGGTTTAGACATTACAGGACACGCGGCATTTTAAACCAAATGAAAAAAATTTATTATCAAATAGAGATCGACTGCCCCAAAGGACAGGTATTTCCAATTATGCTGGATAAAGAGCATTATCGAAAGTGGACGGCGGAATTCAACCCTAGCTCGCACTATGAAGGTACATGGGAAGAAGGAAGCCAAATCTTATTTCTTGGGGAAACTGAAACCGGAGAAAAAGCAGGTATGCAAAGCGTGATAGAAAAGCATGTACCCAACGAGTTTATAAGTATCAGGCACCTGGGAATGCTGGATAAGGGAAAGGAAACAGCCTTTGAGGATGATCTTTACGAGAATTACTATTTGGAAGAAAAAAATGGCTCCACTTCACTAAAAGTTGAAATGGATACAGAGGATGACTGGGTCGAATATTTCAAGGAAACCTGGCCTAAGGCGCTTCAGAAGTTAAAGGAAGTCTGCGAAGAAAATTGCAGCAATTAAAGCAGATCAAAACAGGGGCAACGTTTACATCGCTTGCCCTTTTTATATTTTTCACAGCATTCTTTTTTTAATGGTTTGGGCTTTTTAGCAGAAACACCATCCACCCTCAAATAATCCTTAGATTTATTTGAATAGAACACTATCACATTTATTGATTTGTCAATTTCAATAGCCATATTTTTAATTTAACTCAAAAGGCTGATTTTCTGCGTTAAACAAGCTATAAAAACCCAATAAGATTTTCTAAATAATACTTCAGCTTTTACCTTTGCCAAAAATTTAAAGGAAATATGATCAAAGAGATAAACGCAAGTTTAGAACCTCTAACCAACCAGTTAATAAATCATCCACTATACAAAAAGATCAACACCCCGGAACAACTTCAAATCTTCATGGAGCACCATGTCTATGCGGTCTGGGATTTTATGTCTTTGCTAACTTCGCTTCAGGAGATCCTCACCAAAACTACGAATCCTTGGCTTCCGGTAGGCGATCCGGAAATTAGATACCTCATCAATGAGATCGTTCTTGCAGAAGAGACCGATATCAATATGAAGGGGAAAAGACAGAGTCATTTTGAAATGTACCTGGATGCAATGGATGCCGCCGGAGCGAGCAGAAAGAAGGTTGAAGATCTTTTGATGCAGGTAACCCATGGTACCGATATATTTTTAATTATTGCGACCAGTAAACTACCAATAAGCATAAAGCAGTTCTTAAAACATACTTTTGAGGTCGTATACAGCAGGGAACCTCATAAGATCGCATCTGCCTTTACCTTTGGGCGAGAAGGACTCATTCCAGATATGTTCTCCTCCATTATAGAGAAAGTGCAGAAGAACTTCCCTGAGGACGATCTGAGCCTTTTCAAATACTATTTTGACAGGCATATCGAGCTTGACGGTGATGAACATGGACCTATGGCATTTAAGATGGTTGAGGACCTATGCGGAAATGATGAAAAAAAATGGCAGGAAGTAAAAGAAACCGCTGAAAAATCCTTAAAAAGCAGGCTGGAACTCTGGGATGGTATCGAAGCTGAAATTGAAGCTAAGACAAAATTAGAATTTGCCTAGACATTCGTCGTAGAATCGGTTTTCTAACAAAGTTTAAAATAAAAAAACCTGAACTCTTAAGTTCAGGTTTTTTGTTTTAAAATTTATAATTATTCTGAAGCCGGTGCGATTCGAACTTCCAATCCATCCAAACCTTCAGTGATAGGGATCTGGCAGCTTAAACGGCTGTTATCTTCCACGAAAAACGCCTGATCCAGCATATCTTCTTCCTCAAAGCTTTTCTCAGGAAGCATATGCTCAAAATTCAAAATATAGCACTGGCAGGAGGCGCACATGGCCATACCTCCACAAATTCCAATGGTACCTTCCTGGGCAAGTTCATAAGAACGAATCACCTCCATCAGGTTCATATTCATATCTGTTGGAGCATCTACAGTATGAGCTTCTCCTTCCCGGTCTATTATAGTGATCTTAACGTCAGACATTCTTTTAATAACTATTTTTTCGTCATCCTGTCCCGATGCTTCGGCACAGGATGATGCTTTTACTAATTTATACTTTTTACTACTTCTTTCTTCGCTTCTTTTTTACTTCCGTCGAAACCACTTACACCACTTACGGTAGTATACTTCATCACGTATTTTTTATCAGGATTTATTCGCTGATAAACGCTCTGACACATGATGGCCGCTTCGTGAAATCCGCAAAGGATAAGCTTTAATTTTCCTTTATAGGTATTCACATCTCCAATAGCGTAGATCCCAGGAATATTGGTTTGATAATCATAAGAATTATCAACCTTAATGGCATTCTTTTCAATCTCCAGACCCCAGTTCGCAATAGGTCCAAGTTTTGGAGAAAGTCCGAATAATGGAATAAAATAATCTGTTTCCTTTAATTCTTCTCCCCTAGCTTCATCTTTATGACGAATTAGAACAGAATCCAATTCACCCTCCCCTTTAAGGTCCACCACTTCAGCATCTGTAATCAGGTTGATCTTTCCAATCTTGGAAAGTTCCTCTACCTTTTCAACAGAATCCAAGGCGCCACGGAAATCTTTTCTCCTGTGCACCAGTGAGACCTCTGAAGCTACATCGGCTAGGAAAATACTCCAGTCTAAAGCCGAATCTCCTCCACCGGCGATCACAACTTTTTTATCACGGTATACCTCAGGATCACGAATAATATAGGCAACACCTTTATCTTCATAATTTTTTATGGAAGGAATCGGGGGTTTTCTAGGCTCGAAACTACCAAGTCCACCTGCAATCACAACTACGGGAGCATGATGCTTCGTTCCTTTACTGGTAGTTACAATAAAACTTCCGTCTTCCTGCTTATCTATAGTTTCAGCTCTTTCTCCCAGCGTAAATCCCGGCTCAAAAGGTTTGATCTGCTCCATCAAGTTATCTACCAAGTCTCCAGCCAATACTTCTGGAAAACCAGGAATATCGTAAATTGGTTTTTTGGGATAAATTTCGGAACACTGACCTCCCGGCTGCGGAAGAGCATCAATTAGGTGACACTTCAGTTTAAGTAGACCAGCCTCAAAAACGGCAAAAAGACCTGTTGGACCGGCACCTATGATAAGTATATCGGTTTTAATCATGTTTGAATTCAATTAAATGGGCAGCAAATTATCTTTCAATATTTACTACCTGTTCGATTTGAGGCACATATTTCTTGATCGTCATCTCCACACCACTTTTAAGAGTCATCTGGTTCACAGTGCATCCAACACACGCACCTTCCAGTTGAACTTTTACGAGGCGATCATCTTCGATCGAAACTAAAGATATATTCCCTCCATCGCTTTCAAGAAACGGACGTATCTCTGCCAATGCCTTTTCAACATTAATTTTAACTTCTTCGCTTGTCATCTATTTCTTTTTAACAGCACTACATCCAGCCATTGTGGTAATCTTAATCGCTTCGGTTGGAGGCAGATCCTTGTTTCGGTTTACGGTTTCCTGTACCATATTTCTAGTGATCTCTTCAAAAGCCGCCTCTAAAGGAGTGGCAGTTTGAAGGGCCGCAGGCCTGCCTATATCTCCAGATTCTCTTAAACTTTGTACTAATGGAATCTCTCCTAAGAACGGCACTTTCAGATCCTGAGAAAGATTTTTCGCTCCCTCTTTTCCGAAAATGTAATATTTATTTTCAGGTAGCTCTTCTGGCGTGAAATATGCCATATTTTCTACAATACCTAAAACAGGAACATTAATACTTTCCTGCTGGAACATAGCCACACCTTTCTTAGCATCGGCAAGGGCCACATTCTGTGGCGTACTTACGATCACTGAACCTGTAATTGGTAAAGATTGCATGATAGAAAGATGTATATCACCGGTTCCCGGTGGAAGGTCTATTAGCATAAAATCCAGTTCTCCCCAATCTGCATCAAAGATCATTTGATTCAGAGCTTTTGCTGCCATGGGTCCTCTCCAAACTACGGCCTGATTAGGTTTGGTAAAGAAACCTATAGAAAGGATCTTCACTCCGTAATTTTCAACCGGTTTCATTTTTGATTTCCCGTTCACCGTTACTGAAAGCGG from Gramella sp. MT6 harbors:
- the rpsB gene encoding 30S ribosomal protein S2 — translated: MANKVEVKELLDAGVHFGHLTRRWNPNMAPYIYMERNGIHIINLYKSAAKMQEAGDALAKIAASGRKILFVATKKQAKEIVAEQAEKANMPYITERWPGGMLTNFVTIRKAVKKMASIDRMKKDGTFNSLSKKERLQVDRLRAKLEKNLGSIADMSRLPAALFVVDTTREHIAIKEAQKLNIPIFAMVDTNSDPREVDYLIPSNDDASKSISKVVSYVADSIVEGLSERKSEKSSKKKEEKASKEEKSDKAPKAKKEKAEVPSKDAEDKKAMKEAKKDVKLESKSETLDKAKSSNEEE
- the tsf gene encoding translation elongation factor Ts codes for the protein MAKITAAEVNKLRKATGAGMMDCKKALVEADGDFDAAIELLRKKGQKVAAKRADRDSSEGAAIAQVNGDNTKGVIISLNCETDFVAKNDDFIKLANDFADMALNYSTKEELLKADYNGITVEDKLTEQTGVIGEKIEIGAFKTLEAPFVGSYIHAGNKIAVLTGLSKNVDGAEEAAKNVSMQAAAMNPVALDESGVDQATIDKEIEIAKDTLREEGKPENMLDKIAQGKLQRFFKDNTLVHQAYIKDNKQSVADYVKSVNGDLEVVGFERVALG
- a CDS encoding methyltransferase, yielding MSQKPFKFKQFSIDQDRCAMKIGTDGVLLGAWSSLEHQPNSILDIGTGTGLIALMLAQRSDAELIDALEIEENAYEQAVENFEKSDWGDRLFCYHAGFDEFVEEMQDEEEYNLIISNPPFYSEDYKTGNENRDQARFADALPLSELIEGASLLLSRKGHFDLVIPFTEEQNAIEIAKDHKLFPVKITRVKGTQESPIKRSLISFCFEKAKPEIDELILEISRHNYTEEFKDLVKDFYLKL
- a CDS encoding acyl-CoA dehydrogenase family protein, encoding MKPDLFQAPDYYNLDDLLSDEHKMVRDATREFVKREVSPIIEDAAQKAEFPKQLINGLAEIGAFGPYIPEEYGGAGLDQISYGLIMQEIERGDSGIRSTASVQSSLVMYPIFKYGTEEQKKKFLPKLASGEMIGCFGLTEPDHGSNPGGMTTNFKDKGDHYLLNGAKMWISNSPFADIAIVWGKNEEGRIHGLIVERGMEGFSTPETHNKWSLRASATGELIFDNVKVPKENLMPGKSGLGAPLGCLDSARYGIAWGAIGAAMDCYDTALRYAKEREQFGVPIAAKQLQQKKLAEMITEITKAQLMAWRLGTLRNEGKATSAQISMAKRNNVEMAIKIAREARQILGGMGITGEYSIMRHMMNLESVITYEGTHDIHLLITGLDITGHAAF
- a CDS encoding SRPBCC domain-containing protein, translating into MKKIYYQIEIDCPKGQVFPIMLDKEHYRKWTAEFNPSSHYEGTWEEGSQILFLGETETGEKAGMQSVIEKHVPNEFISIRHLGMLDKGKETAFEDDLYENYYLEEKNGSTSLKVEMDTEDDWVEYFKETWPKALQKLKEVCEENCSN
- a CDS encoding DUF3050 domain-containing protein, translated to MIKEINASLEPLTNQLINHPLYKKINTPEQLQIFMEHHVYAVWDFMSLLTSLQEILTKTTNPWLPVGDPEIRYLINEIVLAEETDINMKGKRQSHFEMYLDAMDAAGASRKKVEDLLMQVTHGTDIFLIIATSKLPISIKQFLKHTFEVVYSREPHKIASAFTFGREGLIPDMFSSIIEKVQKNFPEDDLSLFKYYFDRHIELDGDEHGPMAFKMVEDLCGNDEKKWQEVKETAEKSLKSRLELWDGIEAEIEAKTKLEFA
- a CDS encoding 2Fe-2S iron-sulfur cluster-binding protein gives rise to the protein MSDVKITIIDREGEAHTVDAPTDMNMNLMEVIRSYELAQEGTIGICGGMAMCASCQCYILNFEHMLPEKSFEEEDMLDQAFFVEDNSRLSCQIPITEGLDGLEVRIAPASE
- a CDS encoding NAD(P)/FAD-dependent oxidoreductase; translation: MIKTDILIIGAGPTGLFAVFEAGLLKLKCHLIDALPQPGGQCSEIYPKKPIYDIPGFPEVLAGDLVDNLMEQIKPFEPGFTLGERAETIDKQEDGSFIVTTSKGTKHHAPVVVIAGGLGSFEPRKPPIPSIKNYEDKGVAYIIRDPEVYRDKKVVIAGGGDSALDWSIFLADVASEVSLVHRRKDFRGALDSVEKVEELSKIGKINLITDAEVVDLKGEGELDSVLIRHKDEARGEELKETDYFIPLFGLSPKLGPIANWGLEIEKNAIKVDNSYDYQTNIPGIYAIGDVNTYKGKLKLILCGFHEAAIMCQSVYQRINPDKKYVMKYTTVSGVSGFDGSKKEAKKEVVKSIN
- a CDS encoding NifU family protein; this encodes MTSEEVKINVEKALAEIRPFLESDGGNISLVSIEDDRLVKVQLEGACVGCTVNQMTLKSGVEMTIKKYVPQIEQVVNIER
- a CDS encoding Mrp/NBP35 family ATP-binding protein encodes the protein MKLDRKEILKALETITVAGEGSNMVESGAVQNVMTFGDEVVVDLVLSTPALHIKKRAEVDVMKAIHEKVYEKAKIKVNIKIQAPEKKKPEIKGKAIPGIKNIIAVASGKGGVGKSTVTANLAVTLSKMGFKVGILDADIYGPSAPIMFDVEAERPLSVTVNGKSKMKPVENYGVKILSIGFFTKPNQAVVWRGPMAAKALNQMIFDADWGELDFMLIDLPPGTGDIHLSIMQSLPITGSVIVSTPQNVALADAKKGVAMFQQESINVPVLGIVENMAYFTPEELPENKYYIFGKEGAKNLSQDLKVPFLGEIPLVQSLRESGDIGRPAALQTATPLEAAFEEITRNMVQETVNRNKDLPPTEAIKITTMAGCSAVKKK